A stretch of the Acidobacteriota bacterium genome encodes the following:
- a CDS encoding CBS domain-containing protein, with protein sequence MSKSKEAIEKEKNQAKHQSITEKPTTQSDIGFNTAYRSGQESVTDFPRRSRSQRYQNESRWQSSADRDWANRFNRGASTGRSLTRQPDRYDQANLADREEDTGDFYSRSIREGQRLDEYDRQQANRGSQQTRGYQGRFRQQGGQSSQQVRDYNASRNVHESRINREGYRNQESYQTRDDYEYGINPYVGEFGYQPYGMEYETYGALGTRNWQGQSYQLNCRDIMTRDVTTCTPDTHLRVVAEMMDDENVGSIPVVENGRLVGIVTDRDIVCRVLAEGKDTRLTTAKDAMTEDIITCHPDESVMEAINKMGEYQVRRIPVCDANGRLRGMVATRDIALEAERNIELARALERISQPKKYWRGNR encoded by the coding sequence ATGAGTAAGAGCAAAGAAGCGATTGAAAAAGAGAAAAATCAAGCAAAGCATCAATCCATTACCGAAAAACCGACCACACAATCCGACATCGGGTTCAATACTGCATATCGCAGCGGGCAGGAAAGCGTGACCGATTTTCCGAGACGGTCGCGTTCTCAGCGGTATCAAAACGAAAGCCGCTGGCAATCCTCTGCCGATAGGGACTGGGCGAACCGCTTCAATAGAGGCGCATCCACCGGTCGCTCGCTAACCCGTCAACCCGATAGATATGACCAGGCAAATCTCGCAGACCGCGAAGAAGACACCGGCGATTTCTATTCACGAAGCATTCGTGAAGGTCAGCGATTGGATGAGTATGACCGCCAGCAAGCCAATCGCGGCTCACAACAAACTCGTGGCTATCAAGGTCGCTTTCGTCAACAGGGCGGACAATCTTCGCAACAAGTCAGGGACTATAACGCAAGCCGCAATGTCCATGAATCCCGAATCAATCGCGAAGGCTACCGCAATCAGGAAAGCTATCAAACCCGCGATGATTACGAGTACGGCATAAACCCTTATGTAGGCGAATTCGGCTATCAACCTTATGGCATGGAGTACGAGACTTACGGAGCCTTGGGAACCAGAAATTGGCAAGGTCAAAGCTATCAGCTCAATTGCCGGGATATTATGACCAGAGACGTGACCACCTGCACACCCGACACCCATTTAAGAGTGGTGGCAGAAATGATGGATGATGAAAATGTCGGGTCAATTCCTGTCGTTGAAAATGGTCGCCTGGTGGGCATCGTGACCGATAGAGACATCGTTTGCCGCGTGCTGGCAGAAGGCAAAGATACGCGCCTGACAACCGCCAAAGATGCCATGACCGAAGATATTATCACCTGCCACCCGGATGAATCGGTAATGGAAGCCATCAATAAAATGGGCGAATATCAAGTCCGCCGCATTCCGGTTTGTGACGCAAACGGCAGACTTCGCGGCATGGTTGCCACCCGAGATATTGCCCTTGAAGCCGAACGCAACATAGAACTCGCACGCGCCCTCGAACGCATCTCACAACCGAAAAAATACTGGCGAGGGAATCGATAG
- a CDS encoding CBS domain-containing protein, translating to MDYRRAYDSYKDAYEGDDDYRNHRSSEDYRTQGYDERNLRERGRNFSHGNQGYSGERRFQNRGLDYPDRYSAGSAYAQENYSDQESYFRQGATRSHLRCREIMTRNLTTCHKNTPVQEIARLMRTEDIGSIPVLDENGKLEGIVTDRDIIVSGLTGDKNDAEITAEDCMSRDLYTANQNDRIVDVIREMGDHQVRRIPVVDRRDRLVGIISMADVATQTNRDKELGESLEEISKPSSWFGRMAYYLGF from the coding sequence ATGGATTACAGAAGAGCGTACGATTCTTATAAGGATGCCTATGAAGGCGATGATGATTACCGTAACCACCGGTCATCGGAAGATTATCGCACGCAAGGTTACGATGAAAGAAATTTGCGCGAAAGAGGCAGAAATTTTTCACATGGTAATCAGGGTTACAGTGGCGAGAGACGTTTTCAGAATAGAGGATTAGATTACCCGGATCGCTATTCCGCCGGAAGCGCCTACGCGCAGGAAAACTATAGCGATCAGGAAAGTTATTTTCGTCAGGGCGCAACGCGCTCGCATCTCAGGTGTCGCGAAATCATGACGCGCAACCTGACCACCTGTCATAAAAACACGCCGGTTCAGGAAATCGCCAGATTGATGCGCACCGAAGACATTGGGTCAATTCCGGTGCTTGATGAAAACGGCAAACTCGAGGGTATCGTCACTGACCGCGACATTATCGTAAGCGGATTAACCGGAGATAAAAATGACGCGGAAATTACTGCCGAAGATTGCATGAGCAGGGATTTATACACCGCCAACCAGAATGACCGGATTGTCGATGTCATTCGTGAAATGGGCGACCATCAGGTGAGACGGATTCCTGTTGTTGATCGGCGCGACCGGCTCGTCGGCATCATCTCGATGGCGGATGTGGCAACCCAAACCAATCGCGATAAAGAACTCGGTGAGTCGCTCGAAGAGATCAGCAAACCTTCATCCTGGTTTGGTCGCATGGCTTACTACCTGGGGTTTTAA
- a CDS encoding glycoside hydrolase → MFQSFFLGGFEGSTGYNIHHQWFDQIEATQHDRFVNEDYARLQSLGIRAVREAVRWPLIDREKSYDFSSLQPFIEAGKRHGIEIIFDLFHFGYPQHINLFSDEFPKRFADYCYAVTRYISRQIPGRGYYTPVNEPSFFSWAAGEMGLFAPHKIGRGFELKMQLIKAAIAGIEAIRAANSQSRMVSVDPLCRVALPPNRPEMADAVQSFNDQSVFQSWDILSGRLFPELGGSPKHLDIVGINYYWTNQWEWGKTGKPLADTDPRRLSLRQLIAIVWERYRTEMLVTETSHVNDMRPVWLNEMTGEVEAVLNEEIPLRGVCLYPILGMPEWHFRDEWTRLGLWDLVEVEDGLKRVPFPPMLEAFKAAQRLENHVEWQKTTHQKSRSIAYG, encoded by the coding sequence ATGTTTCAGAGCTTTTTTTTAGGCGGATTTGAAGGTAGTACCGGATACAACATTCATCATCAGTGGTTCGATCAAATCGAAGCCACCCAGCACGACCGGTTTGTTAATGAAGATTATGCGCGATTGCAAAGTCTGGGCATTCGCGCGGTTCGCGAAGCGGTTCGCTGGCCCCTCATTGATCGGGAAAAATCCTATGATTTTTCTTCGCTTCAACCGTTTATCGAAGCCGGCAAACGCCACGGCATCGAAATCATTTTTGACCTTTTCCATTTCGGCTACCCGCAACACATCAATCTGTTTTCCGATGAATTTCCCAAACGCTTTGCGGATTACTGCTATGCCGTGACGCGCTATATTTCGCGACAAATTCCGGGTAGAGGTTATTACACGCCGGTCAATGAACCCTCTTTTTTTTCCTGGGCTGCCGGCGAGATGGGACTTTTCGCGCCGCATAAAATCGGGCGCGGTTTTGAATTAAAGATGCAACTTATCAAAGCGGCGATTGCCGGGATTGAAGCCATCCGCGCAGCGAACTCGCAATCCCGCATGGTCAGTGTTGACCCGTTGTGCAGAGTCGCGCTGCCGCCGAATCGCCCGGAAATGGCTGATGCCGTACAGTCATTTAATGACCAGTCGGTATTTCAATCCTGGGATATATTGAGCGGGCGTTTATTTCCCGAACTTGGCGGCAGTCCGAAACATCTGGACATCGTCGGCATCAATTATTACTGGACGAATCAATGGGAGTGGGGAAAAACCGGTAAACCGTTAGCGGATACAGACCCGCGCCGCTTATCTTTACGCCAGCTTATCGCCATTGTCTGGGAGCGCTATCGCACAGAGATGCTCGTAACCGAAACCAGTCACGTCAATGACATGCGACCGGTGTGGTTAAACGAAATGACCGGCGAAGTGGAAGCGGTGCTCAACGAAGAGATTCCCTTGCGAGGCGTTTGCCTGTATCCGATTCTCGGAATGCCCGAATGGCATTTTCGCGATGAATGGACGCGCCTGGGGCTTTGGGATTTGGTCGAAGTTGAGGATGGTTTAAAACGGGTTCCCTTCCCGCCGATGCTGGAAGCGTTCAAAGCTGCGCAACGTTTGGAAAACCATGTTGAATGGCAAAAGACCACACATCAAAAGAGCCGCTCAATCGCTTACGGTTAA
- the moaA gene encoding GTP 3',8-cyclase MoaA, with protein sequence MTQTLLQDKFGRVIRDLRISVTDKCNFRCFYCIPDEDVVWKRRQDILTYEEIILIAEIAVSLGVEKLRLTGGEPLLRKDIEFLIERLAKIEGVKDLALTTNADGLKERAKSLRDAGLSRLTISCDSLKPEVFKQITRRDALQSVLDGIEGAMAAGFAPPKINCVVIRGMNETEVADFADFARQTGVAMRFIEYMPLDNAHQWDRTMMVSGREILERIEARHKLVPIKRDNPSETALKYVFADGAKGEIGIIAPVTQAFCGACSRLRLTADGNLRTCLFSMVDHSIRDRIRRDDTRAALAQFMIDTVMKKEAGHRINEPDFIQPPRTMVFIGG encoded by the coding sequence ATGACACAAACACTTTTACAGGATAAATTCGGGCGAGTGATTCGTGACCTGCGCATCTCTGTGACCGACAAATGCAATTTCCGTTGTTTTTATTGCATTCCCGATGAAGATGTGGTGTGGAAACGTCGTCAGGATATTCTCACTTACGAAGAAATCATTCTGATTGCCGAAATCGCCGTAAGCCTTGGCGTCGAAAAACTCCGCCTCACGGGTGGCGAGCCGCTGCTTCGCAAAGATATTGAATTTTTAATCGAACGGCTGGCAAAAATCGAAGGTGTCAAAGACCTGGCGCTGACGACCAACGCCGATGGTTTGAAAGAACGCGCTAAAAGTTTGCGTGATGCGGGACTTTCACGTTTAACCATCAGTTGTGATTCCTTAAAGCCCGAAGTCTTCAAACAAATCACTCGTCGTGATGCGCTGCAATCGGTGCTCGATGGCATAGAAGGGGCTATGGCAGCCGGTTTCGCGCCGCCCAAGATTAACTGTGTGGTGATTCGTGGAATGAATGAAACGGAAGTTGCGGATTTCGCAGATTTCGCCAGACAGACCGGCGTTGCCATGCGCTTCATCGAATATATGCCGCTTGATAACGCGCACCAATGGGATAGAACCATGATGGTGAGCGGTCGCGAAATTCTGGAGCGCATCGAAGCCCGGCATAAACTGGTTCCCATCAAACGCGATAATCCAAGCGAAACCGCCTTGAAATATGTTTTCGCGGATGGCGCAAAGGGAGAAATCGGCATCATCGCACCGGTCACTCAGGCTTTTTGCGGCGCGTGTTCGAGGCTCAGACTAACTGCCGATGGCAATTTGCGAACCTGCCTGTTTTCGATGGTTGACCACAGCATTCGCGACCGCATCCGACGCGACGATACACGCGCAGCGCTCGCCCAATTTATGATCGATACGGTCATGAAAAAAGAAGCCGGGCATCGCATCAATGAACCCGACTTCATTCAACCGCCACGCACTATGGTATTCATCGGCGGCTGA